The Brasilonema sennae CENA114 genome includes a region encoding these proteins:
- a CDS encoding calcium-binding protein, protein MADVTTNPYNGTNGNDNIQYNGSSNWTAYGNGGDDVLGGGYYVKNTIYGGSGNDTIAGRGYDDILSGGDGKDVLYGDYGNDILYGGAGNDTLYAGYGNDTLNGYGSGTDIDYLYGGTGGDINKDTFILGDRTTGVYYRGTGYAVIGDFEFGDTIQLRGSSSQYTLSQSKNWEGDLNSTTPDTRIFYGNDLIGVVLNNTSVSFSRGDFTFV, encoded by the coding sequence ATGGCTGACGTGACTACAAACCCTTACAACGGTACTAATGGCAATGATAACATTCAGTACAATGGTTCTAGCAATTGGACTGCCTACGGTAATGGTGGCGACGATGTTCTTGGAGGAGGTTATTATGTCAAAAATACCATCTACGGAGGCTCTGGTAATGACACAATAGCTGGTAGGGGCTATGATGACATCTTGTCTGGTGGCGACGGCAAAGACGTACTGTATGGTGACTACGGCAATGACATCTTGTATGGTGGTGCTGGCAATGACACTTTATATGCTGGCTACGGCAATGATACCTTGAATGGTTATGGTAGTGGCACAGACATTGACTACTTGTATGGTGGTACTGGCGGGGATATAAACAAAGATACTTTCATTTTAGGTGATAGAACCACCGGTGTTTACTACAGAGGTACAGGCTACGCCGTAATTGGAGATTTCGAGTTTGGAGATACCATTCAACTTCGCGGTAGTTCCAGTCAATACACCTTGAGTCAATCTAAAAACTGGGAAGGGGATTTGAATAGCACAACACCAGATACACGGATTTTCTACGGCAATGATTTAATTGGCGTCGTACTAAATAACACTAGCGTGAGCTTCTCCAGAGGAGACTTCACCTTTGTTTAA
- the queF gene encoding preQ(1) synthase → MEIKYGERNIAEGQLITFPNPRVGRRYNIDITLPEFTCKCPFSGYPDFATIHVSYIPNERVVELKALKLYINSYRDRYISHEETANQILDDFVAACDPTDVTVKADFTPRGNVHTVVEVRHQKNA, encoded by the coding sequence ATGGAAATCAAATATGGAGAACGCAACATTGCGGAAGGGCAACTAATCACATTTCCCAATCCGCGTGTTGGCAGACGATACAATATTGACATTACTCTGCCAGAATTTACGTGTAAATGCCCGTTTTCTGGCTATCCTGACTTTGCCACGATTCACGTTAGCTACATCCCTAATGAACGAGTCGTGGAATTGAAGGCGCTAAAACTTTATATTAATAGCTATCGCGATCGCTATATTTCCCACGAAGAAACTGCCAATCAAATCCTAGACGATTTTGTTGCTGCCTGTGATCCAACGGATGTCACTGTTAAGGCAGATTTCACACCTCGTGGTAATGTGCATACGGTGGTTGAAGTGCGACATCAGAAGAACGCGTAG